The following proteins are co-located in the Sulfitobacter guttiformis genome:
- the yidC gene encoding membrane protein insertase YidC, with protein sequence MDNDQNKNLIIATALSFVVILVWFVLFPPPEPETQIEGTVTSQTAPVGESLTTPTADAPAVVPEATATPETANSALANAPRVRIETPRVSGSLSLLGGRIDKLSLNDYTTSLEDNATIVEILFPATEPNAQYALHGWAADTGVEASGVPGPNTPWELTSGEILGVDTPVTLTWDNGSGLLFSKQIAIDDQFMFTITQSVENTSNASATMAPYAILARHGIPTDLKNFFILHEGLVAMTDGEYSETDWDKMPEFEFNQRAGARTDERQITENGWIGFTDHYWMSVLVPQQGTAFKSVAKYDERRDIYQTEALSPIQTVEPGQTISNTTQFFAGAKEWDILKSYEDQGVYNFIDAIDWGWFAFLTKPIFWLLHQFNLLIGNMGIAIVALTLLIKALLFPLAYKSYVSMAKMKELQPKMEKLKEEAGDDKQKMQQGMMALYKKEKVNPAAGCLPILMQIPIFFSLYKVIFVTIELRHAPFFGPFQDLSAPDPTSIFNFYGLLPWGVPDAGSIMALVFIGILPLLLGISMWLQQKLNPAPTDPTQQMIFAWMPWVFMFMLGGFASGLVVYWIANNTITFTQQYLIMRSQGYKPDLLGNIKGGFGRKSKAEPKK encoded by the coding sequence ATGGACAACGATCAGAACAAAAATCTCATCATTGCAACAGCGCTAAGCTTTGTCGTGATCCTTGTGTGGTTCGTGCTTTTTCCGCCACCGGAGCCTGAAACCCAGATCGAGGGAACAGTCACATCGCAAACTGCACCTGTTGGAGAGTCTCTTACAACGCCGACTGCTGATGCACCCGCAGTTGTTCCCGAAGCAACCGCGACGCCGGAGACGGCTAACAGCGCACTGGCAAATGCGCCCCGCGTGCGGATTGAAACACCACGCGTGAGCGGGTCTCTTTCACTTCTGGGCGGTCGAATTGATAAGCTGTCGCTAAACGACTACACCACATCCCTAGAGGATAATGCAACGATCGTTGAAATCCTGTTTCCGGCCACAGAACCTAATGCACAGTATGCTTTGCACGGATGGGCTGCTGATACAGGCGTTGAAGCCTCAGGAGTGCCAGGGCCTAATACCCCTTGGGAACTAACAAGTGGCGAGATACTGGGCGTGGATACGCCAGTAACCCTCACTTGGGACAATGGCTCAGGCCTTTTGTTCTCGAAACAGATCGCAATTGATGACCAGTTCATGTTCACTATCACGCAATCTGTCGAAAACACGAGCAATGCATCGGCAACAATGGCCCCGTACGCTATCCTCGCGCGTCATGGCATACCAACTGATCTGAAAAACTTCTTTATTCTTCATGAGGGCCTCGTCGCCATGACGGACGGTGAATACTCCGAAACCGATTGGGACAAGATGCCGGAGTTTGAATTCAACCAGCGCGCAGGTGCGCGGACGGATGAACGCCAGATTACAGAAAACGGTTGGATCGGCTTTACTGATCACTATTGGATGAGTGTTCTTGTTCCACAGCAAGGCACCGCATTCAAATCAGTCGCTAAATACGATGAACGCCGCGACATTTACCAGACGGAAGCCCTAAGTCCGATCCAAACCGTTGAACCGGGGCAGACTATTTCGAACACCACCCAGTTTTTTGCAGGCGCAAAGGAATGGGACATTCTCAAATCCTACGAAGATCAGGGCGTCTACAACTTTATTGACGCAATCGACTGGGGTTGGTTTGCCTTCCTGACCAAGCCGATTTTCTGGCTCTTGCACCAGTTTAACTTACTCATCGGCAATATGGGCATCGCCATTGTCGCGCTTACTTTATTGATAAAGGCACTTCTTTTCCCGCTTGCCTACAAGTCCTACGTGTCTATGGCGAAGATGAAAGAGCTTCAGCCAAAAATGGAGAAGCTCAAGGAAGAGGCTGGTGACGACAAGCAGAAAATGCAGCAGGGGATGATGGCTCTCTACAAGAAAGAAAAGGTAAATCCGGCCGCTGGCTGCTTGCCAATCCTAATGCAGATCCCGATATTTTTCTCTCTCTACAAAGTAATTTTTGTTACGATCGAGTTGCGTCATGCTCCGTTCTTTGGCCCGTTTCAGGATCTTAGCGCACCTGATCCAACATCAATCTTTAACTTTTATGGCCTTTTGCCTTGGGGCGTGCCGGATGCAGGTAGCATCATGGCGTTGGTGTTTATCGGCATCCTGCCGTTGCTGTTGGGCATTTCCATGTGGCTCCAGCAAAAACTCAATCCAGCGCCCACTGACCCTACTCAGCAAATGATCTTTGCATGGATGCCATGGGTTTTCATGTTCATGCTGGGCGGTTTCGCCTCTGGCCTTGTTGTATACTGGATCGCTAACAATACTATCACTTTTACCCAGCAATACCTGATCATGCGTAGTCAGGGCTACAAGCCCGACTTACTCGGCAACATCAAAGGTGGCTTCGGGCGCAAGTCAAAAGCAGAGCCGAAAAAGTGA